Genomic DNA from Candidatus Saganbacteria bacterium:
ATCCTGCTTGCTTAAGCTCGGTCAATATGCCTTCAACAGATCGTTTTTCATCATTTGCAAATCTGTCTATCTCAACCGCAGTATAAGCTTTGATATATAGAGCGGGGTATAATTTATTAATACTTGAGATAAGTTCGAGCGATTTCTTATATGGCCAATGCTTATTCATCCCGCCCGTAATGTGGACTTCTTTCAAATTGTATTTACTTACTTGACCCAATATTTCTTTTTTGGACATTGTATAAGCGGTTGGATCATTTTCAAGCGCATGATAGTGGCAGAACTTACATTGGCTGTCGCAAATATTTGATGGATTAACCATAAGATTCAAGACAAAGGTGGCATTCCGAGAGAATCTTTTCAATCTATTCCGCATGGCGGCTTTTCCTAACGCATGGACTTGATCGACATCTTTAAACGCGGCTAACTTTAGAGCTTCATCTAGGCTCAAGCGTAAGCCCTTTGATCCTTTTTCCAAGATGCGATCGATCATTTAATTTTACTCTGACTCAATATCTTGTCCCATTTCTTATCGACATTTTTAACTATTTCGGGATCAAATTCTACGGGCTTGCGATACCCTGTTTTCCAGGAAGCATCGATGCATATAGGGAATTGGAATACCGCCCTATTGCCATCAAGTTTTATTCCGTCAGGGTGAATATCTTTTAGAGGATCAAAGCGCGTGAACCATCCCCAAAGCATGCTCATAGTAGATTCAAGATCAACATCATCGGAGACCAGCACATGGAAAAGATATTTCAAAGAAGCGCCATTAGCTTTCAAAGCCGCTATAACACTCTCACGATCAAAAGATCGGTCAACTTGGGCGATCAAAAAGGATTCGCCCAGTGCCACGATCTTTTTAATATTTTTATGTACATCAGTTGCCTTTGGAGGATTTGGAGGCAGATTAGTCCTGATCGGATTTCCACGGTCCGGAGCTATAAGTATCAACCGGCTCCCAATGTTCATAGTGGGTCCTGTAAAATCCAAAGTATCTTGAGCCGTTGGCGCAATAAGATGAATTCCAGTTATAGGATCCAGATTCCGCCAAAGGCTTCGGCTGACATTGCGAAAATCCTTTATATCTTTGCAATCAGAACCTACGACCATCAGTATTTTTGTAAGCGAGAGCTGGCCTTCACCCAATATCGCAAATGCATGTTTTAGCGCTTCATGTGTATAACGCTCGTTAACTGATGCAACAGCTAGAGGATGGAACCCTGTTTCAGGATAAGCCCAAAGATCCGAAATTCCTTTGTGCATGAATTTTAACAAAGGGATCGTCATTTCTTGAAGAGCGCATCCAATGTAATAGTCTTCCTGCGGAGGTTTTCCAACAACTGTTGCTGGATAAATTGCATCTTTGCGACTTAGAATTCGATCAACTCTAAATACAGGGAAATTAGCGGAATGAGAATAATGCCCAAGATGATCGCCGAACGGACCTTCTTTTCTTACATCTCCGGGAGTTACACTTCCTTCTAAAACAAATTCCGCTTGAGATGGAATTCTATGCCCTGTCTGTTTTCTTTTGATCATATTGAGCGGCGCGCCCAAAATGAGTGCTGCAAGCAATCGCTCATCGATCCCTTCAGGAAGAGGCGCTATAGCCGCCATAGTAAGTGCCGGTGGTCCGCCTAAAATAACACTTATCGGAAGTTTCCGATTTAAAGCGGAAGCGACTTTAAAATGAAAACCTCCGCCCTTTTCGATCTGCCAATGCATTCCGGCACTTGTATCGTCAAACCTTTGCAACCTATATATTCCCAAATTC
This window encodes:
- a CDS encoding UbiD family decarboxylase, which encodes MIYKNLRDYIDDLAKRGELVRITEEVDPDQEITIIQHRFLAEKGPALLFENLKGYPGRRLVSNLYGTQERTNLVFGKHPGEIGNDLVSLATDLMPPTIGKLWENRNKIFRIINSRMRSVSSCPVLENIEEPAHLNQLPVLTCWPLDGGPFFTLPLVHTEHPENGTGNLGIYRLQRFDDTSAGMHWQIEKGGGFHFKVASALNRKLPISVILGGPPALTMAAIAPLPEGIDERLLAALILGAPLNMIKRKQTGHRIPSQAEFVLEGSVTPGDVRKEGPFGDHLGHYSHSANFPVFRVDRILSRKDAIYPATVVGKPPQEDYYIGCALQEMTIPLLKFMHKGISDLWAYPETGFHPLAVASVNERYTHEALKHAFAILGEGQLSLTKILMVVGSDCKDIKDFRNVSRSLWRNLDPITGIHLIAPTAQDTLDFTGPTMNIGSRLILIAPDRGNPIRTNLPPNPPKATDVHKNIKKIVALGESFLIAQVDRSFDRESVIAALKANGASLKYLFHVLVSDDVDLESTMSMLWGWFTRFDPLKDIHPDGIKLDGNRAVFQFPICIDASWKTGYRKPVEFDPEIVKNVDKKWDKILSQSKIK